In Streptomyces sp. NBC_01439, the following are encoded in one genomic region:
- a CDS encoding superoxide dismutase → MAIYTLPELPYDYAALEPVINPQIIELHHDKHHAAYVTGANNTLEQLAEARDKENWGALNGLEKNLAFHLSGHILHSIYWHNMASPKTGEGGGEPTAADGLGDLADAITESFGSFAKFKKQLTFASSATQGSGWGVLAYEPVSGRLVVEQVYDHQGNVGVASTPILVFDAWEHAFYLQYKNQKVDFIEAMWNVVNWQDVSKRYADAKANTPLLIPAKG, encoded by the coding sequence ATGGCCATCTACACGCTTCCTGAGCTTCCGTACGACTACGCGGCGCTGGAGCCGGTGATCAACCCGCAGATCATCGAACTGCACCACGACAAGCACCACGCGGCCTACGTCACGGGCGCCAACAACACGCTGGAGCAGCTGGCGGAGGCGCGCGACAAGGAGAACTGGGGCGCCCTCAACGGCCTGGAGAAGAACCTCGCGTTCCACCTCTCCGGCCACATCCTGCACAGCATCTACTGGCACAACATGGCGAGCCCGAAGACCGGCGAGGGCGGCGGCGAGCCCACCGCGGCCGACGGTCTGGGCGACCTGGCCGACGCGATCACCGAGTCCTTCGGCTCCTTCGCGAAGTTCAAGAAGCAGCTGACCTTCGCGTCCTCCGCCACCCAGGGCTCCGGCTGGGGCGTGCTCGCGTACGAGCCCGTCAGCGGCCGCCTGGTCGTCGAGCAGGTCTACGACCACCAGGGCAACGTGGGCGTCGCCAGCACGCCGATCCTGGTCTTCGACGCCTGGGAGCACGCCTTCTACCTTCAGTACAAGAACCAGAAGGTGGACTTCATCGAGGCGATGTGGAACGTCGTCAACTGGCAGGACGTGTCCAAGCGCTACGCCGACGCCAAGGCGAACACCCCGCTGCTGATCCCCGCCAAGGGCTGA
- a CDS encoding amino acid permease, whose product MRERLEEAPSSTGDLPAEPLSHSLKQRHLTMLGLGGVIGAGLFVGSGAGIGIAGPAIICSYLLAGLLAMLVMRALGEMSAAMPASGSFSVYAERALGRWAGFSAGWLYWFLLVVVLAVEATGAAKIANGWLPSVDQWVWVLLFMVVFTVSNLAAVKNFGEFEFWFAALKVGAIVLFLILGTLAVFGLLPDTEPVGTANLTGQGGFFPEGFGGVVAGMLAVIFAFGGLEVVTIAAAESDDPARSVSRAVRSAVWRILFFYVGSMVVIVTLLPWNALKPGESPYVAVLDSIGIPGAGQIMNIVVFVALLSALNANLYGSSRMVFSLAERREAPQALLKVSGGGVPRRAVFASVAFGFVSVVLNLLWPDTIFLYMLNAVGAVLLFVWALIAVSQLKLRRRIELDMPERLTLPMWLFPYATWAALLGMAAVLVLMLFDDSARPQLLWSSGAAALVLAVAGIRELRDRRA is encoded by the coding sequence ATGCGTGAGCGCCTGGAAGAAGCACCTTCCTCCACGGGCGATCTGCCCGCGGAACCCCTCAGCCACAGCCTCAAGCAGCGCCACCTGACCATGCTGGGCCTCGGCGGCGTCATCGGCGCCGGGCTCTTCGTCGGCTCCGGCGCCGGCATCGGCATCGCCGGTCCCGCGATCATCTGCTCCTATCTACTCGCGGGCCTGCTCGCAATGCTGGTGATGCGGGCGCTGGGCGAGATGTCGGCCGCGATGCCCGCCTCGGGCTCGTTCTCCGTCTACGCGGAGCGGGCGCTCGGGCGCTGGGCCGGCTTCTCGGCGGGCTGGCTGTACTGGTTCCTGCTGGTCGTGGTGCTGGCCGTGGAGGCCACCGGTGCGGCGAAGATCGCGAACGGCTGGCTGCCCTCGGTCGACCAGTGGGTCTGGGTGCTGCTGTTCATGGTGGTCTTCACCGTGAGCAACCTGGCCGCCGTGAAGAACTTCGGCGAGTTCGAGTTCTGGTTCGCCGCGCTGAAGGTCGGCGCGATCGTGCTCTTCCTGATCCTCGGCACCCTCGCGGTCTTCGGCCTGCTCCCGGACACGGAACCGGTCGGCACGGCCAACCTCACCGGCCAGGGCGGCTTCTTCCCCGAGGGCTTCGGCGGAGTGGTCGCGGGCATGCTCGCCGTCATCTTCGCCTTCGGCGGCCTGGAGGTCGTCACCATCGCCGCCGCCGAATCGGACGACCCGGCGCGGTCGGTGTCCCGGGCGGTGCGCAGCGCGGTGTGGCGCATCCTCTTCTTCTACGTCGGCTCGATGGTGGTCATCGTGACCCTGCTGCCGTGGAACGCGCTGAAGCCGGGCGAGAGCCCGTACGTCGCCGTCCTCGACTCCATCGGCATCCCGGGGGCCGGCCAGATCATGAACATCGTGGTGTTCGTGGCCCTGCTGTCGGCGCTGAACGCGAACCTGTACGGGTCCTCGCGCATGGTGTTCTCGCTGGCCGAACGCCGTGAGGCGCCGCAGGCGCTGCTGAAGGTCTCGGGCGGCGGGGTGCCGCGCCGGGCGGTGTTCGCCTCGGTGGCCTTCGGCTTCGTGTCGGTGGTGCTCAACCTGCTGTGGCCGGACACGATCTTCCTCTACATGCTCAACGCGGTCGGCGCGGTGCTGCTGTTCGTGTGGGCGCTGATCGCCGTCTCGCAGCTGAAGCTGCGCCGCCGGATCGAGCTGGACATGCCCGAGCGGCTGACCCTGCCGATGTGGCTGTTCCCGTACGCGACCTGGGCGGCGCTGCTCGGAATGGCGGCGGTGCTGGTCCTGATGCTGTTCGACGATTCCGCACGGCCCCAGCTGCTGTGGTCCTCGGGGGCGGCCGCACTGGTCCTCGCCGTGGCGGGGATCCGCGAGCTGCGGGACCGCAGGGCCTGA
- a CDS encoding amino acid permease yields the protein MSQSTLTPPEAPQTGAGSPLGNGLKQRHLSMIALGGVIGAGLFVGSGAGIAAAGPSIVLAYAASGLLVMFVMRMLGEMSAANPASGSFSVHAERAIGPWAGFTAGWMFWILLCVGVAIEAIGAAHIVTGWFPGTPSWMWVLVFMAVFCGSNLAAVSNFGEFEFWFAALKIGAIALFLGLGVLAVLGLLPGTDAPGSANLLHDGGLLPHGVDGLLVGLLASVVAYGGLETVTIAAAESEDPVKGVATAVRTTMWRIAIVYVGSMLVIVTLLPWNDPAVTADGPYAATLDRLGIPAAGEIMNVVILIALMSAMNANIYGSSRMAYSLVSRGQGPKALGKVDGGVPRRAVLASCGFGFVTVLLSYWYPDTLFAWLLNMVGGVILIVWGFIAVSQFVLRRRLEREAPEKLVVKMWGFPYLTWVALAGVAAVLVLMALGEDTRVQVVFTGGLTVALAVTGYVLQRRTSAAGAAA from the coding sequence ATGAGCCAGAGCACCCTGACACCCCCCGAAGCGCCGCAGACCGGCGCCGGTTCGCCCCTCGGCAACGGACTCAAGCAGCGCCACCTCTCGATGATCGCCCTCGGCGGTGTCATCGGCGCCGGACTCTTCGTCGGCTCCGGAGCCGGCATCGCCGCCGCAGGTCCCTCGATCGTGCTCGCTTACGCGGCGTCCGGGCTGCTCGTGATGTTCGTGATGCGGATGCTCGGCGAGATGTCCGCCGCCAACCCCGCCTCGGGGTCCTTCTCCGTGCACGCCGAGCGGGCGATCGGGCCCTGGGCCGGATTCACCGCCGGCTGGATGTTCTGGATCCTGCTCTGCGTGGGCGTGGCCATCGAGGCCATCGGCGCGGCGCACATCGTGACCGGCTGGTTCCCGGGCACCCCCTCCTGGATGTGGGTGCTGGTCTTCATGGCGGTGTTCTGCGGCTCCAACCTCGCCGCCGTCTCGAACTTCGGCGAGTTCGAGTTCTGGTTCGCCGCCCTCAAGATCGGCGCGATCGCGCTCTTCCTGGGCCTGGGCGTGCTGGCCGTGCTCGGCCTGCTGCCCGGCACCGACGCCCCCGGCTCCGCCAACCTGCTGCACGACGGCGGCCTGCTGCCCCACGGCGTGGACGGCCTGCTGGTCGGCCTGCTGGCCTCCGTCGTCGCGTACGGCGGGTTGGAGACGGTGACCATCGCGGCCGCCGAGTCCGAGGACCCGGTCAAGGGCGTGGCCACGGCCGTGCGGACCACCATGTGGCGGATCGCGATCGTCTACGTGGGCTCCATGCTGGTCATCGTCACCCTCCTGCCGTGGAACGACCCGGCCGTCACGGCGGACGGCCCCTACGCCGCGACCCTGGACCGCCTGGGCATCCCGGCGGCCGGCGAGATCATGAACGTGGTCATCCTGATCGCCCTCATGTCCGCGATGAACGCCAACATCTACGGCTCCTCGCGGATGGCCTACTCCCTCGTCTCCCGCGGCCAGGGCCCCAAGGCGCTGGGCAAGGTCGACGGCGGGGTGCCGCGCCGGGCGGTCCTCGCCTCCTGCGGCTTCGGCTTCGTCACGGTGCTGCTGTCCTACTGGTACCCGGACACCCTGTTCGCCTGGCTGCTGAACATGGTGGGCGGGGTCATCCTGATCGTCTGGGGCTTCATCGCCGTCTCGCAGTTCGTGCTGCGCCGCCGGCTGGAGCGCGAGGCCCCCGAGAAGCTGGTCGTGAAGATGTGGGGCTTCCCCTACCTAACCTGGGTGGCGCTGGCTGGGGTGGCCGCGGTGCTGGTGCTGATGGCCCTGGGCGAGGACACGCGCGTCCAGGTGGTCTTCACCGGCGGGCTCACCGTCGCCCTCGCGGTGACCGGATACGTCCTGCAGCGCCGGACATCGGCGGCAGGCGCAGCGGCGTAA
- the pepN gene encoding aminopeptidase N, whose amino-acid sequence MPGENLSRDEARERAELLSVDGYEVVLDIRSAVDEAEPAEGPRTFRSVTTIRFRAAGTGTSTFADLIAPSVNAVTLNGRALDVAAVFDGARISLDGLAAENVLVVDANCAYSRTGEGLHRFVDPEDGEVYLYTQYEPADARRVYANFEQPDLKAPYRFEVTAPEGWQVWSNGAEESREAGVWRFAETAPISTYITCVVAGPYHYVTDSYTRGDLTVPLGAMCRKGLAKHFDADDVFLITKQGFDLFHEIFDYPYPFGKYDQAFVPEYNLGAMENPGMVTFREEYIFRGKVTKASYERRSNTILHEMAHMWFGDLVTMKWWDDLWLKESFADFMGSFALVEATRFDQAWVTFANNRKAWAYRADQLPSTHPITADIRDLEDAKLNFDGITYAKGAAVLKQLVAYVGREAFLEGARRYFKANAYGNTTLDDLLSVLAEVSGRDMAQWSRAWLQTAGVNALTPVIAYDAGGRVTELAVVQEGDELRPHRVAVGLYRLDSDGALVRYARADADVSGVRTVVTELAGAERPDLVLVNDEDLTYCKIRFDEGSMATLRAHLGDLTDPLARALSWSALWNLTRDGLLPARDFVSLVLAHAGRESDVGVLQMLHAQALTSVTHYAAPAWREQGGRELAAGALHELRVAAPGSEHQLTWARFFAASAATEDDFQLLLGLLEGSARIDGLEVDQELRWDFLLPLAAHGAVDEAVLAAELARDDTASGKRHQVRCLAARPSQAVKDQAWAAVVESDALSNALVEATIAGMQQPSQRGLLAGHAGRYFEVIERLWADRSIQIGMDVVKGLYPSLQDSESTVSATDAWLSSHPSAPPALRRLVLESRDDLARALAAQRCDEAAGQ is encoded by the coding sequence GTGCCCGGAGAGAATCTGTCCCGCGACGAGGCCCGCGAGCGGGCCGAGCTGCTGTCCGTCGACGGGTACGAGGTGGTCCTCGACATCCGGTCCGCGGTGGACGAGGCCGAACCGGCCGAGGGTCCGCGGACCTTCCGCTCGGTGACCACGATCCGCTTCCGGGCGGCGGGCACCGGCACTTCCACCTTCGCGGACCTGATCGCGCCCTCGGTGAACGCCGTGACCCTGAACGGGCGCGCGCTGGACGTGGCCGCCGTCTTCGACGGCGCCCGGATCTCCCTCGACGGCCTGGCCGCCGAGAACGTCCTCGTGGTGGACGCCAACTGCGCGTACAGCCGGACCGGCGAGGGCCTGCACCGTTTCGTGGACCCGGAGGACGGCGAGGTCTACCTCTACACCCAGTACGAGCCGGCCGACGCGCGGCGGGTGTACGCGAACTTCGAACAGCCCGACCTGAAGGCCCCGTACCGCTTCGAAGTGACGGCTCCCGAGGGCTGGCAGGTGTGGAGCAACGGTGCGGAGGAGTCCCGCGAAGCGGGCGTCTGGCGGTTCGCGGAGACCGCGCCGATCTCCACGTACATCACGTGCGTGGTCGCGGGCCCCTACCACTACGTGACGGACTCCTACACGCGCGGGGACCTGACCGTCCCGCTGGGCGCGATGTGCCGCAAGGGACTGGCGAAGCACTTCGACGCCGATGACGTCTTCCTGATCACCAAGCAGGGCTTCGACCTCTTCCACGAGATCTTCGACTACCCGTACCCCTTCGGAAAGTACGACCAGGCCTTCGTGCCCGAGTACAACCTGGGCGCGATGGAGAACCCGGGGATGGTGACCTTCCGCGAGGAGTACATCTTCCGCGGCAAGGTCACGAAGGCCTCCTACGAGCGCCGCTCGAACACGATCCTGCACGAGATGGCGCACATGTGGTTCGGCGACCTGGTCACCATGAAGTGGTGGGACGACCTGTGGCTGAAGGAGTCCTTCGCGGACTTCATGGGCTCCTTCGCACTGGTGGAGGCCACCCGCTTCGACCAGGCGTGGGTCACCTTCGCCAACAACCGCAAGGCGTGGGCCTACCGGGCCGACCAGCTGCCGTCCACGCACCCGATCACGGCCGACATCCGTGACCTGGAGGACGCCAAGCTGAACTTCGACGGCATCACTTACGCCAAGGGCGCGGCGGTGCTCAAGCAGCTGGTCGCCTACGTGGGGCGGGAGGCCTTCCTGGAGGGCGCCCGGCGCTACTTCAAGGCCAACGCGTACGGGAACACCACGCTCGACGACCTGCTGTCGGTGCTCGCGGAGGTCTCCGGGCGGGACATGGCGCAGTGGTCGCGGGCCTGGCTGCAGACCGCCGGCGTGAACGCGCTGACCCCGGTGATCGCCTACGACGCGGGCGGCCGGGTGACGGAACTGGCGGTCGTGCAGGAAGGTGACGAGCTGCGCCCGCACCGGGTCGCGGTGGGCCTGTACCGGCTGGATTCCGACGGGGCGCTGGTGCGCTACGCGCGGGCCGACGCGGACGTGTCGGGAGTGCGGACGGTCGTCACGGAACTGGCGGGCGCGGAGCGGCCCGACCTGGTCCTGGTCAACGACGAGGACCTCACCTACTGCAAGATCCGCTTCGACGAGGGCTCGATGGCCACGCTGCGGGCGCACCTCGGTGACCTCACGGACCCCCTCGCCCGGGCGCTGAGCTGGTCGGCGCTGTGGAACCTGACGCGCGACGGCCTGCTGCCGGCGCGCGACTTCGTCTCGCTGGTCCTCGCGCACGCGGGCCGCGAGAGCGACGTCGGCGTCCTGCAGATGCTGCACGCGCAGGCCCTGACCTCGGTCACCCACTACGCGGCGCCCGCCTGGCGCGAGCAGGGCGGGCGGGAGCTCGCGGCGGGCGCGTTGCACGAGCTGCGGGTCGCGGCGCCGGGGTCGGAACACCAGCTGACGTGGGCCCGTTTCTTCGCCGCGAGCGCGGCGACGGAGGACGACTTCCAGCTGCTGCTGGGGCTGTTGGAGGGCTCGGCGCGGATCGACGGGCTGGAGGTGGACCAGGAGCTGCGCTGGGACTTCCTGCTGCCGCTGGCCGCGCACGGGGCGGTGGACGAGGCCGTGCTCGCCGCCGAACTGGCGCGCGACGACACGGCTTCGGGCAAGCGGCACCAGGTGCGGTGCCTGGCGGCGCGGCCCTCGCAGGCGGTGAAGGACCAGGCGTGGGCGGCGGTGGTCGAATCGGACGCGCTGTCCAACGCGCTGGTCGAGGCAACGATCGCGGGCATGCAGCAGCCTTCGCAGCGGGGCCTGCTGGCGGGCCACGCGGGGCGCTACTTCGAGGTGATCGAACGGCTGTGGGCGGACCGGTCGATCCAGATCGGCATGGACGTGGTGAAGGGGCTGTACCCGTCGCTCCAGGACTCGGAGTCCACCGTCTCGGCGACGGACGCCTGGCTGTCCTCCCACCCTTCGGCTCCGCCGGCCCTGCGCCGCCTGGTGCTGGAGTCGCGCGACGACCTGGCCCGGGCCCTTGCCGCGCAGCGCTGCGACGAGGCGGCGGGCCAGTAA
- a CDS encoding mycothiol-dependent nitroreductase Rv2466c family protein has product MTDTQEREKTPVDFWFDPLCPWAWMTSRWMVEVEKVRDVEVRWHVMSLAVLNENKLDELPEVYRELLGPKGWAPVRVVIAAQQKHGEEVTGKLYTALGTRIHNDEKGPTREVIAEALAEVGLPAELLAYADSDEYDEVLRASHNDGIDRVGQEVGTPVISVPGAEGDVAFFGPVVTPTPRGDAAARLWDGTLLVASTPGFYEIKRTRTKGPSFE; this is encoded by the coding sequence ATGACCGACACCCAGGAGCGCGAGAAGACCCCGGTCGACTTCTGGTTCGACCCGCTGTGCCCTTGGGCCTGGATGACGTCCCGTTGGATGGTCGAGGTCGAGAAGGTCCGCGACGTCGAGGTCCGCTGGCACGTGATGAGCCTGGCGGTGCTCAACGAGAACAAGCTCGACGAGCTGCCCGAGGTCTACCGCGAGCTGCTCGGCCCCAAGGGCTGGGCCCCGGTGCGCGTGGTGATAGCCGCCCAGCAGAAGCACGGTGAGGAGGTCACCGGCAAGCTCTACACCGCGCTCGGCACCCGCATACACAACGACGAGAAGGGCCCGACCCGCGAGGTGATCGCCGAGGCGCTGGCCGAGGTCGGCCTGCCGGCCGAGCTGCTCGCGTACGCCGACTCGGACGAGTACGACGAGGTGCTGCGGGCCTCGCACAACGACGGGATCGACCGGGTGGGCCAGGAGGTCGGCACCCCGGTGATCTCCGTTCCGGGTGCCGAGGGCGACGTCGCCTTCTTCGGTCCGGTCGTCACCCCGACCCCGCGCGGCGACGCGGCCGCCCGGCTCTGGGACGGCACCCTGCTCGTCGCCTCGACCCCGGGCTTCTACGAGATCAAGCGCACCCGTACCAAGGGTCCTTCCTTCGAGTAG
- a CDS encoding pyridoxamine 5'-phosphate oxidase family protein has translation MSGAYHWGALAVQERVGVRDLAERVGRSIGTGVRDVAAAFFGLQPHLVVGAADGAGRVWASLLTSAPGFVRATGPDRVAVAGGPPAGDPLAEALATAGTRVGTIALDPRTRRRMRLNGTLEVTRGGFAVEVEQVFGNCPKYLQARQPLELVRQGPGVVRRGEALTPGQQRAVRAADTFFVATTAEADGVDASHRGGLPGFVEVLSPVELAWPDYAGNAMFLTLGNLTADPRAGLLFPDWESGAVLQLSGRARTEFGADGSRRTRFRVESVVEALHPGRLLWSAPEYSPHLGRTTR, from the coding sequence ATGTCCGGGGCGTACCACTGGGGCGCGCTGGCCGTGCAGGAGCGGGTCGGCGTACGGGACCTCGCCGAGCGCGTCGGCCGCTCGATCGGCACGGGCGTACGGGACGTCGCCGCGGCCTTCTTCGGGCTCCAGCCGCACCTGGTCGTCGGCGCCGCCGACGGCGCGGGGCGGGTGTGGGCCTCCCTGCTCACCAGTGCGCCCGGTTTCGTACGGGCCACCGGGCCGGACCGGGTCGCGGTCGCCGGCGGTCCACCGGCGGGAGATCCGCTCGCCGAGGCGCTGGCCACGGCCGGGACCCGGGTCGGGACCATCGCGCTCGACCCGCGCACCCGGCGCCGGATGCGGTTGAACGGGACCCTGGAGGTGACGCGGGGAGGCTTCGCCGTCGAGGTCGAACAGGTCTTCGGCAACTGCCCGAAGTACCTGCAGGCGCGGCAGCCGCTGGAGCTCGTCCGGCAGGGGCCGGGTGTGGTGCGGCGCGGGGAGGCGCTGACCCCCGGCCAGCAGCGGGCCGTACGCGCCGCCGACACCTTCTTCGTCGCCACCACGGCGGAGGCGGACGGGGTCGACGCCAGTCACCGGGGCGGGCTGCCGGGCTTCGTGGAGGTGCTCTCGCCGGTCGAGCTGGCCTGGCCGGACTACGCCGGCAACGCCATGTTCTTGACGCTGGGGAACCTGACGGCCGACCCGCGGGCGGGGCTGCTCTTCCCGGACTGGGAGAGCGGGGCGGTCCTTCAGCTCAGCGGCCGGGCCCGGACGGAGTTCGGGGCCGACGGGAGCCGCCGCACCCGCTTCCGGGTGGAGTCGGTGGTGGAGGCGCTGCATCCAGGTCGGCTGCTCTGGAGCGCCCCGGAATACTCGCCTCACCTGGGCAGGACCACCAGGTAG
- a CDS encoding SDR family NAD(P)-dependent oxidoreductase, whose product MGRTVTGLRSTGRGVLVTGASRGIGRAIAAAFAQRGDRVAVHCSARRADAEETLASLEGEGHALVAADLGDPAGVETLAAEAEEALGGVDVLVNNAAVMVAHPLPDTSYEGWQEAWRRTVDVNLLGSANLSYCVARRMIESGREGRIVNIGSRGAFRGEPDHPAYGATKAAVHALGQSLAVSLAPHGIAVASVAPGFVATERVAGRLEGPEGAGIRAQSPFGRVADPEEIASAVLYLASPEAVWSSGTVLDVNGASYLRT is encoded by the coding sequence ATGGGCCGGACCGTGACAGGACTTCGTAGCACCGGCCGGGGCGTACTCGTCACCGGCGCTTCCCGGGGGATCGGCCGGGCGATCGCGGCCGCCTTCGCCCAGCGAGGCGACCGGGTCGCCGTGCACTGCTCGGCCCGGCGCGCGGACGCCGAGGAGACCCTCGCCTCGCTGGAAGGGGAGGGGCATGCGCTGGTCGCCGCGGACCTCGGTGACCCGGCCGGCGTCGAGACCCTGGCGGCCGAGGCGGAGGAGGCGCTCGGCGGCGTGGACGTCCTGGTCAACAACGCCGCCGTCATGGTCGCCCACCCGCTGCCGGACACCTCGTACGAGGGCTGGCAGGAGGCCTGGCGGCGGACCGTCGACGTGAACCTCCTCGGCTCCGCCAACCTGAGCTACTGCGTCGCGCGCCGCATGATCGAGTCGGGCCGCGAGGGACGCATCGTCAACATCGGCTCGCGCGGCGCCTTCCGGGGCGAGCCCGACCACCCGGCCTACGGCGCGACCAAGGCCGCGGTCCACGCCCTGGGCCAGTCCCTCGCCGTGTCCCTCGCCCCGCACGGCATCGCCGTCGCCTCCGTGGCCCCCGGCTTCGTCGCCACCGAGCGGGTCGCAGGGCGACTGGAGGGGCCTGAGGGCGCCGGCATCCGGGCGCAGAGCCCCTTCGGCCGCGTCGCGGACCCGGAGGAGATCGCCTCCGCCGTGCTCTACCTGGCCTCCCCCGAGGCGGTCTGGAGCTCGGGCACGGTCCTCGACGTCAACGGGGCCTCCTACCTGCGCACCTGA
- a CDS encoding amino acid permease, producing the protein MSSTTTLQKEGGPTGNPGDGQPSDGLKAGLKNRHLSMIAIGGVIGAGLFVGSGGGIAKAGPAILISYALVGAMVVFVMRMLGEMAAASPNSGSFSAYADRALGRWAGFSIGWLYWFFWVVVLAVEATAGAAILESWIPAVPQWAWALIVMAVLTATNLGSVASYGEFEFWFAGIKVVAIGAFVIVGMLAVFGLLPGSDNPGAGFAHLTDAGGFFPNGYGAVLTGVLMVVFSFMGSEIVTLAAGESENPRKAVTQATNSVIWRIGVFYLGSIFIVLTLLPWNDKSITEKGSYVAALDSIGIAHAGTIMEVIVLTAVLSCLNSGLYTASRMAFSLGERGDAPKAFAKVNKNGVPVAAILGSTVFGFVAVYFNYAFKDTVFNFLLNSSGAIALFVWLVICFTQLRMRGILVREAPEKLTVKMWLFPWLTWATAALIMFVIGYMFVDDANREVVTLSTLVAGVVVLVGVVLDVRRKKALQG; encoded by the coding sequence ATGAGCTCCACGACGACCCTTCAGAAGGAAGGCGGCCCCACCGGGAACCCCGGTGACGGCCAGCCCTCCGACGGTCTGAAGGCCGGTCTCAAGAACCGCCACCTGTCCATGATCGCCATTGGCGGCGTCATCGGCGCCGGCCTCTTCGTCGGTTCCGGTGGCGGCATCGCCAAGGCCGGTCCCGCCATCCTGATCTCCTACGCCCTCGTCGGCGCCATGGTGGTCTTCGTGATGCGGATGCTCGGCGAGATGGCCGCTGCCAGCCCGAACTCGGGCTCCTTCTCGGCCTACGCCGACCGCGCGCTCGGCCGCTGGGCCGGCTTCTCCATCGGCTGGCTCTACTGGTTCTTCTGGGTCGTCGTGCTCGCCGTGGAGGCCACCGCCGGTGCCGCCATCCTGGAGAGCTGGATCCCGGCCGTCCCGCAGTGGGCCTGGGCACTGATCGTGATGGCGGTGCTGACCGCCACCAACCTCGGCTCGGTCGCTTCCTACGGTGAGTTCGAGTTCTGGTTCGCGGGCATCAAGGTCGTCGCCATCGGCGCCTTCGTGATCGTCGGCATGCTCGCCGTCTTCGGCCTCCTGCCGGGCTCCGACAACCCGGGTGCGGGCTTCGCCCACCTGACCGACGCCGGCGGCTTCTTCCCCAACGGCTACGGCGCCGTCCTCACCGGTGTGCTGATGGTCGTCTTCTCCTTCATGGGCAGCGAGATCGTCACCCTGGCGGCCGGCGAGTCGGAGAACCCCCGCAAGGCGGTCACCCAGGCCACCAACTCCGTCATCTGGCGGATCGGCGTCTTCTACCTCGGCTCGATCTTCATCGTGCTGACCCTGCTCCCGTGGAACGACAAGTCGATCACCGAGAAGGGCTCGTACGTCGCCGCCCTGGACTCGATCGGCATCGCGCACGCCGGCACGATCATGGAGGTCATCGTCCTGACCGCCGTGCTGTCCTGCCTGAACTCGGGCCTCTACACCGCCTCCCGCATGGCCTTCTCGCTCGGTGAGCGCGGCGACGCCCCCAAGGCGTTCGCCAAGGTCAACAAGAACGGTGTGCCGGTCGCCGCGATCCTGGGCTCCACGGTCTTCGGCTTCGTCGCCGTCTACTTCAACTACGCCTTCAAGGACACGGTCTTCAACTTCCTCCTCAACTCCTCGGGTGCCATCGCGCTCTTCGTGTGGCTGGTGATCTGCTTCACCCAGCTGCGGATGCGCGGGATCCTGGTCCGCGAGGCCCCGGAGAAGCTGACCGTGAAGATGTGGCTGTTCCCGTGGCTGACCTGGGCCACCGCCGCACTGATCATGTTCGTGATCGGCTACATGTTCGTGGACGACGCCAACCGCGAGGTCGTCACCCTGTCGACCCTGGTCGCCGGTGTGGTCGTGCTCGTCGGCGTGGTCCTGGACGTCCGCCGCAAGAAGGCCCTGCAGGGCTGA
- a CDS encoding biotin transporter BioY — protein MSTASVSLRPGAVLADLLPASRVRDIALVVGGAALTGLAAQIAVPVPGSPVPVTGQTFAALLVGTAFGARRGFLSLALYALVGMAGVPWFAGGTSGAGGASFGYVLGMLLAATVVGALARRGGDRSVLRTAGLMVLGSAVIYAVGVPYLMAATGMSLGTAVAKGVVPFLIGDALKAALAMGALPAAWKLVGRRG, from the coding sequence ATGAGCACTGCCTCCGTCTCCCTCCGGCCCGGCGCCGTCCTCGCCGACCTGCTGCCCGCGAGCCGCGTCCGCGACATCGCGCTCGTCGTCGGCGGCGCCGCGCTCACCGGGCTGGCCGCCCAGATCGCGGTTCCCGTTCCCGGCTCCCCGGTCCCCGTCACCGGCCAGACCTTCGCTGCACTGCTCGTCGGCACCGCCTTCGGGGCACGCCGCGGCTTCCTCTCGCTCGCGCTGTACGCCCTCGTCGGCATGGCCGGCGTGCCGTGGTTCGCGGGCGGGACCTCCGGCGCGGGCGGCGCTTCCTTCGGCTACGTGCTCGGCATGCTGCTCGCCGCCACCGTCGTCGGCGCCCTCGCGCGCCGGGGCGGTGACCGCTCGGTGCTGCGCACGGCCGGCCTGATGGTGCTGGGTTCGGCCGTGATCTACGCGGTGGGCGTGCCGTACCTGATGGCCGCCACCGGGATGTCCCTCGGCACGGCCGTCGCGAAGGGCGTGGTCCCGTTCCTGATCGGCGACGCCCTCAAGGCCGCGCTGGCCATGGGCGCCCTGCCGGCCGCCTGGAAGCTGGTCGGCCGCCGCGGCTGA